One Trichormus variabilis 0441 genomic window, TTAAAGGGTGAAAATTTGGAAAGTCAGCAGAAATTTTTAAGCTTTAATTTGGGAATCAAAGATACAGCAGTGATTTCCTTACAGCATATTACAGAAGTTTTACAAGTATCTTTGGTTGATATATGCGGCGTACCCCAAATGCCAGCTTGTGTTATGGGTGTATACAACTGGCGCGGTGAAATGTTGTGGTTAGTAGATTTAGAAGAAATGCTAGGTTACCCACCACTATCACATACAAGCAACTTTCTGGCAAAAATGATGGCAATTGTGTTGGAGGATGATGGTAAGCATTTAGGGATTATAGTCCGGCAAATGATGGATATTGAGTTTCTGGATAATAATCAAATGAAAGCACCTGCTGCTGAATTATTTTCATCATCCATTACTGATTTTTTGCAAGGATACTTCATTAATCATGATGAGAAAATGATGTTCAATTTAGATGCTAGTGCTATTATTCATTCTCCTATGTGGGTTACTCATAACTAATCATCAATCAAGCGCTATTGATTATAGTTTTTAAAACCTATAATCACCACAATAACTTAGATTTGCTAACAATTACATATCTATTAATACAAGTGTAACATTAATTAGCAAATATCAAATAATTAAACTAAAAAAAATTGAGGTTGATTCAGATGACGATCGCAAAATATAACAGCAAGGAAAATGAGAAAGTTGCTACAGCTTCTCAATTAGAAAATCCTAACTTAGCCAATAACGTCCAGAAAGAAGAAATCGGAGTCAATGAAAGCGCCCAACAAGTAAAAATGTGGCGACAGCAGTTGCAAGATATCATCATGCAGATGCGCCAAGTATCAGAGTGGGATGCAGTTTTAAAAATCACTGTGGTGAAAGTTAGAGAAAAAATTGCTTGCGATCGCGCGTTAATTTATCAGTTTACTTCACCTGAGTCTGGTAAAGTTTTAGCAGAATCAAGAACTCTTGGTTGGACACCAACTATGGGGGAATTTCTTCCAGGGATTACCTTTGGTTTAGACACGAATCAAGACTATATAGAGCCAATAACTATTAACAACGTTACACAAATCCAACTTACTCCCTATCAAAAACAGTTACTGGATAAATTCCAAATTAAAGCTAGTTTAAGTTTGCCAATAGTTGCAGACGGTAAAGTATGGGGTTTGCTGGTAGTCACTGGCTGCGTCAATCCTAGAAACTGGCAAGAAACAGAAATTACACTATTAACCCAAGTTAGTACAGAGTTAACCTATAGATTGCAGAATTTTGAATTTCAAACTCAATTACAACTGCAAAATCAGGCTAAACAAGCTGTATCTAAAGTGATGGAAAAAATCTTACGGCTATCAAATACCGATAAGATTTTCCAAAGCACCACTCAAGAAATCCGTCAATTGTTGAAGTGCGATCGCGTCGCTGTTTACCGTTTCAATCCTGATTGGAGTGGGGAATTTGTCGCGGAATCTGTAGGTAGTGGTTGGGTAAAACTAGTAGGCCCTGATATCAAGACTGTTTGGGAAGATACCCACTTACAAGAAACCCAAGGTGGACGTTATCGCCATCAAGAAAGTTTTGTCGTTAACGATATTTATCAAGCTGGTCATTTTTCTTGCCATCTAGAAATTTTAGAACAGTTTGAAATCAAAGCTTACATTATTGTTCCTGTCTTTGCTGCGGAAAAATTATGGGGTTTATTGGCAGCTTATCAAAACTCTGGTACCCGTGAGTGGTTAGAGTGGGAATCTAGTTTTTTGGCTCAAGTAGGGTTGCAATTTGGCATAGCTATTTCTCATGCAGAATATTTAGAACAAACGCGATTGCATTCTGAGCAAATGATGCAGATTGCTGAACAGGAAAAAATATTTTCCAGAATAGTTA contains:
- a CDS encoding chemotaxis protein CheW, giving the protein MESQQKFLSFNLGIKDTAVISLQHITEVLQVSLVDICGVPQMPACVMGVYNWRGEMLWLVDLEEMLGYPPLSHTSNFLAKMMAIVLEDDGKHLGIIVRQMMDIEFLDNNQMKAPAAELFSSSITDFLQGYFINHDEKMMFNLDASAIIHSPMWVTHN